TCTTGGGTGGTAAACTGCCAGTTTATTGAGCATTCTTTTTTGTTTCTTGCTTTTGTCCATGCTGCTACCTGGCTGGACAGCATTCCAATATCAGGGATTCTTCTGTTTAAACATTGCTTCTGCATAACATTTAGCTCGATTTCTGCCATATTTAACCAGCTACCAT
This DNA window, taken from Candidatus Cloacimonadota bacterium, encodes the following:
- a CDS encoding IS630 family transposase; amino-acid sequence: GSWLNMAEIELNVMQKQCLNRRIPDIGMLSSQVAAWTKARNKKECSINWQFTTQDSRVKLKRLYPTIDD